One window of the Flavobacteriales bacterium genome contains the following:
- a CDS encoding glycosyltransferase, with protein sequence MRPEYSYRLPSHTQISEIERIIFIAPERPTFVQADINLLRTRYEVVENIYDWPKKWMNPFQLVAQLFFLLMHLSSSKAVVCSFGGYWSVLPTLLGKIFRKPVFIIVQGTDGCAAPKIGYGVLRKPLPKFACGLSYSLATTVVPLSNSLIHSADPYSTDLIGDQGVKHHFPKLNTPLKVIPYGFDSEFWKPLSEAEKNIDFITVIGTGQFTRRDGELFLKLAERFSERTFVVIGDVPTNVKLPQNMTVVGNMSQTELLGYFQRSVFFVQLSLFEGFGCALAESMLCGCVPIVSAVNEMPEIVGDTGFILTERSLESLNELVLTALQSEKLVNLSIQARERIMEKYALESRKQAFVEMIENA encoded by the coding sequence ATGAGACCTGAGTACAGTTACAGGTTACCTTCGCATACTCAGATTTCAGAGATCGAACGGATCATTTTCATAGCACCAGAGCGACCGACCTTTGTGCAAGCGGACATCAACCTGCTACGCACACGCTACGAGGTGGTTGAAAACATCTACGATTGGCCGAAAAAGTGGATGAATCCGTTCCAACTGGTTGCGCAACTCTTTTTTCTGTTGATGCATCTCTCTTCCTCCAAAGCTGTTGTTTGCTCGTTCGGTGGATATTGGAGTGTTCTTCCTACACTGCTTGGAAAGATTTTCAGGAAACCTGTCTTCATTATCGTTCAAGGAACCGATGGCTGTGCCGCCCCGAAGATCGGATATGGAGTGTTGCGAAAACCATTGCCCAAGTTCGCATGCGGTCTCAGTTACAGCCTCGCAACTACGGTTGTTCCGCTCAGCAATTCGCTGATCCATTCGGCCGATCCATATAGTACCGATCTGATCGGTGATCAGGGAGTGAAGCATCATTTCCCAAAGCTGAACACCCCGCTCAAAGTCATTCCGTATGGCTTTGATTCCGAGTTCTGGAAACCGCTTTCAGAGGCTGAAAAGAACATCGATTTCATTACCGTAATTGGAACGGGACAATTTACCCGAAGAGACGGGGAACTGTTCTTGAAACTGGCGGAACGTTTCTCAGAAAGAACCTTCGTGGTTATTGGCGATGTTCCAACGAATGTGAAGCTACCGCAGAACATGACCGTGGTCGGAAACATGTCTCAAACGGAACTTTTGGGGTACTTTCAGCGAAGCGTGTTTTTTGTGCAATTGTCGCTTTTTGAGGGATTCGGTTGTGCGCTTGCCGAATCGATGCTTTGCGGCTGTGTGCCGATCGTTTCTGCGGTGAACGAAATGCCCGAGATCGTTGGAGATACAGGTTTTATTTTGACGGAACGTTCTTTGGAAAGCCTCAACGAATTAGTATTGACCGCATTGCAAAGCGAAAAACTTGTCAACCTTTCCATACAAGCCCGAGAACGTATTATGGAGAAGTATGCTTTGGAAAGTCGTAAACAGGCATTTGTTGAGATGATAGAAAACGCATGA
- a CDS encoding glycosyltransferase, translating into MISIVVPVFNEAENVDVLCERLRQEALKWDDDFETIFVNDASTDGTREHVLKQIAQGFPASLVQFSRNFGHQAAITAGLVHAKGDAVVVMDGDLQDPPSVITEFIQQWKNGHDVVYGIRTKRKEGFWLRFSYAAFYNVLSAVGNISIPKDSGDFCLMDRKVVDVLVREMPEQIRFVRGLRAYAGFRQIGVTFERSERIHDTSKYSGKKLIGLAADGIFGFSTLPLRIASYLGLLVALGSFLVGLFFIFHRILDFKIFGYSPADVPGMASLAVGLFFLFGITLTILGIIGEYIGRIYLEVKKRPQYIIEEVINPNSDSIGN; encoded by the coding sequence ATGATCTCGATTGTTGTACCTGTTTTCAATGAAGCGGAGAATGTGGATGTTCTCTGCGAACGGCTCCGACAGGAGGCATTGAAGTGGGATGACGATTTCGAGACGATCTTCGTGAATGATGCCTCCACAGATGGCACACGGGAACATGTTCTAAAGCAAATAGCTCAGGGATTTCCTGCCTCGTTGGTTCAGTTCTCCCGCAATTTCGGACATCAGGCGGCCATAACTGCTGGGCTGGTGCATGCCAAAGGAGATGCGGTGGTTGTCATGGACGGTGATCTTCAGGATCCGCCAAGCGTTATCACGGAGTTCATCCAGCAATGGAAAAACGGCCACGATGTGGTCTATGGCATCCGCACCAAGCGCAAAGAAGGGTTTTGGCTGCGTTTCTCGTACGCGGCTTTTTACAACGTTCTGTCTGCTGTGGGTAACATTTCCATACCCAAAGACAGCGGAGATTTCTGTTTGATGGACCGAAAAGTGGTGGATGTGCTGGTCAGGGAAATGCCCGAACAGATACGTTTCGTGCGCGGGTTGCGGGCCTACGCTGGGTTCAGGCAGATCGGAGTGACATTCGAACGTTCTGAACGGATTCATGACACTTCGAAATACTCGGGCAAGAAATTGATCGGTCTGGCTGCGGATGGCATTTTCGGCTTCTCCACCTTGCCACTTCGCATTGCCAGTTATTTGGGATTGTTGGTGGCACTCGGCTCGTTTCTGGTCGGTCTGTTTTTCATCTTTCATCGCATCTTGGACTTCAAGATCTTCGGGTATTCACCTGCAGATGTTCCAGGAATGGCATCCTTGGCGGTTGGACTTTTCTTCCTTTTCGGCATCACGCTTACCATTCTCGGAATCATCGGAGAGTACATCGGACGGATCTATTTGGAGGTGAAGAAACGGCCGCAGTACATCATTGAGG